A DNA window from Actinomycetota bacterium contains the following coding sequences:
- a CDS encoding DUF4157 domain-containing protein — MERARTTSPPEAAPARRPAAKLTLQRAFAGGADLASEDGASADLETGVRGVLAAGGQPLDPAARSAMEARFGHDFSRVRVHADPAGARSARALNARAYTAGEHIVFASGTYAPGTLAGERLLAHELAHVVQQRTGQVDAGPGPGTVWATHPAHPTEQAAERIATEVTSATPSRRPAVPVAGAPRSGPLVVQRFLAGDEGHGGIEEPALEAAGFTKDEAKLTYYGNWLRDFSQLLHADQPEGQQAIFELIRILATGEFGRAPTDAEIGRYLPSEHVDNPAGGTSAENPTAPHHADMVKQLSHSTDPLAAGQGAFFDKEPGLLKTLQARAAASGLPVYIERAKEHAKEKIAEAVAKGRTEAGMRALGNALHQVEDYFAHSNFAEVALASLVATKALPAGNRLVEATHHYPGVDPAKVGTDPFGRPQIVTGTSIEGAGDVVGRWEVIKTELRSGELTKIFLRGLWIRYHWKLPLVLAKAAVEGAWGAGKAAGGFAGKWVGRVLGGAVGALGGLLGGAAGGAVAGFTSGHGFFGKLGGALRGLFGGAARGAASGARSGFETGGKVGEAVGGVAGGVAGLVGLPLALAATASFLFDHAAAVLLLGAPVLYAIDKAVQAIAGSQIKANAKKTIPEARAKGVPLPTHSQIAKDDPDHPLHAAAAALASAADTEIGRAMLAAWAPGAPPKAKQAPVDLVDRFLSHPDTQRWWVPVLTAAATKKKP, encoded by the coding sequence ATGGAGCGCGCCCGCACCACCTCGCCGCCCGAGGCCGCTCCCGCGCGCCGGCCGGCGGCGAAGCTCACGCTCCAGCGTGCGTTTGCCGGCGGGGCCGATCTCGCTTCCGAGGACGGGGCATCTGCGGACCTGGAGACCGGCGTCCGCGGCGTCCTCGCCGCCGGGGGCCAGCCGCTCGATCCCGCGGCCCGCAGTGCCATGGAGGCCCGTTTCGGCCACGACTTCAGCCGGGTCCGGGTCCACGCCGACCCGGCCGGGGCACGCAGCGCCCGCGCCCTCAACGCCCGGGCGTACACCGCTGGCGAGCACATCGTGTTCGCCTCGGGCACGTACGCCCCCGGGACCCTCGCCGGCGAGCGGCTCCTGGCCCACGAGCTGGCCCACGTCGTGCAGCAGCGCACCGGGCAGGTCGATGCCGGCCCCGGGCCCGGCACCGTCTGGGCCACGCACCCGGCCCATCCCACCGAGCAGGCCGCCGAGCGCATCGCCACCGAGGTGACCTCGGCCACGCCCAGCCGGCGCCCGGCGGTGCCGGTGGCTGGTGCCCCCCGGTCCGGACCCCTTGTGGTGCAGCGATTCCTGGCCGGGGACGAGGGGCACGGCGGCATCGAGGAGCCGGCTCTGGAGGCCGCCGGGTTCACCAAGGACGAGGCGAAGCTCACCTACTACGGCAACTGGCTCCGGGACTTCTCCCAGCTCCTCCATGCCGACCAGCCCGAGGGCCAGCAGGCGATCTTCGAGCTGATCCGCATCCTGGCCACCGGCGAATTCGGGCGGGCCCCCACCGACGCTGAGATCGGCCGCTACCTCCCGAGCGAGCACGTGGACAACCCGGCGGGAGGGACGAGCGCCGAGAACCCCACTGCCCCCCACCACGCCGACATGGTCAAGCAGCTGTCGCACTCCACGGATCCACTCGCCGCCGGGCAGGGAGCCTTCTTCGACAAGGAGCCCGGGCTCCTGAAGACGCTGCAGGCGCGGGCGGCGGCCTCCGGGCTGCCGGTCTACATCGAGCGGGCAAAGGAGCACGCCAAGGAGAAGATCGCCGAGGCGGTGGCCAAGGGCCGCACTGAGGCCGGGATGCGAGCGCTGGGCAACGCCCTGCACCAGGTGGAGGACTACTTTGCCCACTCGAATTTCGCCGAGGTGGCCCTGGCCTCGCTGGTGGCCACCAAGGCCCTGCCGGCGGGCAACCGCCTGGTGGAGGCGACCCACCACTACCCGGGGGTCGATCCGGCGAAGGTCGGCACAGACCCCTTCGGGCGGCCCCAGATCGTCACCGGCACGTCGATCGAAGGAGCGGGCGACGTCGTCGGCCGCTGGGAGGTCATCAAGACCGAGCTGCGCAGCGGCGAGCTGACGAAGATCTTCCTGCGCGGGCTCTGGATCCGCTACCACTGGAAGCTGCCCCTGGTGCTGGCGAAGGCAGCCGTCGAGGGTGCCTGGGGCGCCGGCAAGGCAGCCGGCGGCTTCGCCGGCAAGTGGGTCGGGCGGGTCCTGGGGGGTGCAGTCGGGGCCCTCGGCGGGCTGCTCGGCGGCGCGGCCGGCGGGGCGGTGGCGGGCTTCACATCCGGGCACGGGTTCTTCGGCAAGCTGGGCGGCGCCCTGCGCGGGCTCTTCGGCGGGGCGGCGCGCGGGGCGGCGAGCGGCGCCCGGTCGGGGTTCGAGACCGGCGGGAAGGTCGGCGAGGCCGTGGGTGGCGTCGCCGGCGGCGTGGCCGGGCTGGTCGGGCTCCCGCTTGCCCTGGCGGCCACCGCGTCGTTCCTGTTCGACCACGCCGCGGCTGTGCTGCTCCTGGGCGCCCCGGTCCTCTACGCCATCGACAAGGCGGTGCAGGCCATTGCGGGGTCGCAGATCAAGGCCAACGCCAAGAAGACCATTCCCGAGGCCCGGGCGAAGGGGGTCCCGCTACCCACCCACTCGCAGATCGCCAAGGACGACCCCGACCACCCCCTGCACGCCGCGGCTGCCGCCCTGGCCTCGGCGGCGGACACCGAGATCGGCAGGGCGATGCTGGCGGCCTGGGCGCCCGGGGCGCCACCCAAAGCGAAGCAGGCGCCGGTGGACCTCGTCGACCGCTTCCTCAGCCACCCCGACACCCAGCGCTGGTGGGTACCGGTGCTCACGGCGGCCGCGACGAAGAAGAAGCCGTAG
- a CDS encoding BTAD domain-containing putative transcriptional regulator, producing MRTMDQLRGDRVAAPGTAPARITVRLLGCFEVRVGADAVGLPASAQRVVAYLALHRDPVSRVQVAGTLWAESAEERAGASLRSALWRLGLPGCALVRATPQTLALAPDAAVDLHLAICRAHRLIGWDEADARPGDPAEERRNWQALSGQLLPGWYDEWAIIERERFNQLRLHALEALCRSLTAQGRFGPAVEAGHAAVAADPLRESAHRVLAQAFLAEGNRSDALHQFRLYHTLCREELGCDPSAQFAGLVGLPAT from the coding sequence ATGCGGACGATGGACCAACTACGCGGCGACCGTGTCGCCGCACCCGGCACCGCGCCGGCCCGCATCACGGTGCGCCTCCTGGGCTGCTTCGAGGTGAGGGTGGGCGCCGACGCGGTCGGGCTGCCGGCGTCCGCCCAGCGGGTGGTCGCCTACCTCGCCCTGCACCGCGATCCGGTCTCCCGGGTCCAGGTCGCGGGCACCCTGTGGGCGGAGAGCGCCGAGGAGCGGGCCGGTGCCAGCCTGCGCTCGGCCCTGTGGCGGCTGGGCCTCCCGGGGTGCGCTCTTGTGCGGGCGACGCCCCAGACCCTGGCGCTGGCCCCGGACGCCGCCGTCGACCTCCACCTCGCCATCTGTCGGGCCCACCGCCTGATCGGCTGGGACGAGGCGGATGCCCGCCCGGGCGACCCGGCCGAGGAGCGGCGCAACTGGCAGGCCCTCTCGGGGCAGCTGCTCCCCGGGTGGTACGACGAGTGGGCCATCATCGAGCGGGAGCGCTTCAACCAGCTCCGCCTCCATGCCCTGGAAGCGCTGTGCCGCTCGCTCACGGCCCAGGGGCGCTTCGGCCCAGCCGTCGAGGCGGGTCACGCCGCCGTGGCGGCAGATCCCCTGCGGGAGAGCGCCCACCGCGTGCTGGCCCAGGCCTTCCTGGCCGAGGGCAACCGCAGCGACGCACTGCACCAGTTCCGGCTCTACCACACCCTGTGCCGGGAGGAGCTGGGCTGCGACCCCTCGGCGCAGTTCGCCGGTCTGGTGGGCCTGCCCGCCACGTGA
- a CDS encoding DUF4190 domain-containing protein has product MARKQEEIPEEASVALDPDDPRYHPGASLEHDAPRPGLSWSALGAVGCGIANFVILYPVGAILALILGYAAKRSILRSGGVQTGLKVAWLGILIGWVGLAVNIYTFIAYNIH; this is encoded by the coding sequence ATGGCTCGGAAGCAGGAAGAAATCCCGGAGGAGGCCAGCGTGGCCCTCGACCCGGACGACCCGCGCTATCACCCCGGTGCCAGCCTCGAGCATGATGCGCCCCGGCCCGGCCTCAGCTGGTCGGCGCTGGGAGCGGTCGGCTGCGGCATCGCCAACTTCGTCATCTTGTACCCGGTGGGGGCTATCCTGGCGCTGATCCTGGGCTACGCGGCGAAGCGGAGCATCCTGCGCTCCGGCGGCGTGCAGACCGGGCTGAAGGTGGCCTGGCTGGGGATCCTGATCGGCTGGGTGGGCCTCGCAGTGAACATCTACACGTTCATCGCCTACAACATCCACTGA
- a CDS encoding nitroreductase family deazaflavin-dependent oxidoreductase — translation MTGPLSRPSIDVLRPRVQRSVQWVAGRSLNKAAVGMLRLGLPFPPYGPESALVMETFGRKSGRRRLTPMGCLKVAEDRLLVVAEHGRHADWVRNARAAGHVRIWLAGRSYQGRVRVLADGDPGAVLERMGNKVHTLSVLAMAHEPKVIEITLDRPASEQPSDAQ, via the coding sequence GTGACCGGGCCGCTCAGCCGCCCCAGTATCGACGTGCTCCGGCCCAGGGTCCAGCGCTCGGTGCAGTGGGTCGCCGGGCGGAGCCTCAACAAGGCGGCGGTGGGCATGTTGCGCCTCGGCCTGCCGTTCCCGCCCTACGGCCCGGAGAGCGCCCTGGTGATGGAGACCTTCGGGCGGAAGTCGGGGCGCCGCCGGCTCACGCCGATGGGGTGCCTGAAGGTGGCGGAGGACCGGCTGCTGGTCGTGGCCGAGCACGGCCGCCACGCCGACTGGGTGCGCAATGCCCGGGCGGCGGGACACGTGCGGATCTGGCTCGCCGGGCGGTCGTACCAGGGCCGGGTACGGGTGCTGGCCGACGGGGACCCGGGAGCCGTGCTGGAGCGCATGGGGAACAAGGTCCACACGCTGTCAGTCCTGGCGATGGCCCATGAGCCGAAGGTGATTGAGATCACGCTCGACCGGCCGGCTTCCGAGCAGCCTTCGGACGCCCAGTAG
- a CDS encoding phosphoribosylanthranilate isomerase, translating into MTSSPGATFVKICGITRPEDAQAAVRAGANALGFVLAASPRRIDLPAAAAIARHVHPSVATVGVFVDATAAEVLDAIEAVCLQGVQLHGDVPDGLVAEVRAARPHAFIVQAVRVDPGGAGHPLAMAEGIDAVMVDSKDPRHPTERHGPVPARWLAAWMAGPRPERVIVAGGLTPSTVGDLVREVRPWGVDVSGGVEGAPGVKDPALVRAFLHAVRAADAVLPVEAPG; encoded by the coding sequence CTGACCTCCAGCCCCGGAGCCACGTTCGTCAAGATCTGCGGCATCACGCGCCCCGAGGACGCCCAGGCGGCGGTGCGGGCCGGGGCCAACGCCCTCGGCTTCGTCTTGGCTGCCAGCCCGCGGCGCATCGACCTGCCGGCGGCGGCTGCCATCGCCCGTCACGTCCATCCCTCCGTGGCCACGGTGGGGGTGTTCGTCGACGCGACCGCCGCCGAGGTGCTGGATGCCATCGAGGCCGTCTGCCTGCAGGGCGTCCAGCTCCACGGCGACGTCCCGGATGGCCTGGTGGCCGAGGTCCGGGCGGCCCGGCCGCACGCCTTCATCGTGCAGGCGGTGCGGGTCGATCCCGGGGGCGCCGGCCACCCGCTGGCCATGGCCGAGGGCATCGACGCCGTGATGGTGGACTCCAAGGACCCCCGGCATCCCACCGAGCGCCACGGGCCGGTCCCGGCCAGGTGGCTCGCTGCGTGGATGGCCGGCCCCCGCCCGGAGCGGGTCATCGTCGCCGGGGGCCTGACGCCGTCGACCGTCGGGGATCTGGTCCGGGAGGTCCGGCCCTGGGGGGTGGACGTCTCCGGCGGTGTCGAGGGGGCACCCGGGGTGAAGGACCCCGCCCTGGTGCGGGCCTTCCTCCATGCGGTCCGGGCGGCCGACGCGGTGCTGCCGGTGGAGGCGCCGGGGTGA
- the greA gene encoding transcription elongation factor GreA, with translation MSVPSEAMVVSPETLQRWETELLQLTSDGRAAMSVRLQRAREFGDLRENADYDAARDEQALMEARIRQLQHMIKHAIVQEAPTGTDAAGPGLIVSIQEEGEDVEEYLLASTPEERVAGLRTITSSSPLGAALLGKKVGDTAEVQAPGGHFSVQVMGLRPR, from the coding sequence ATGAGCGTGCCGTCTGAGGCGATGGTCGTCAGCCCCGAGACCCTGCAGCGCTGGGAGACCGAGCTCCTCCAGCTCACCAGCGACGGCCGGGCCGCCATGAGCGTGCGGCTCCAGCGCGCCCGGGAGTTCGGCGACCTCCGGGAGAACGCCGACTACGACGCCGCCCGGGACGAGCAGGCCCTGATGGAGGCCCGCATCCGCCAGCTGCAGCACATGATCAAACACGCCATCGTCCAGGAGGCCCCCACCGGCACCGACGCCGCCGGCCCGGGGCTCATCGTGAGCATCCAGGAGGAGGGCGAGGACGTCGAGGAGTACCTCCTGGCGTCCACTCCCGAGGAGCGGGTGGCCGGCCTGCGGACCATCACGTCGTCCTCGCCGCTCGGGGCTGCGCTGCTGGGCAAGAAGGTGGGCGACACCGCCGAGGTACAGGCCCCGGGGGGGCACTTCTCCGTCCAGGTCATGGGGCTGCGGCCACGCTGA
- a CDS encoding amidase: MTLTEARTLLASGALDPADLLAQCRGRIDASEERVKAWLAFAPGDAGAGALDPADRGRLPLWGIPLGIKDIIDVAGLPTTAASRVLAGAPPAARDAPAVRRLREAGALILGKTNTQEFAYGDVTPPTTNPWDAGRIPGGSSGGSAAAVAAGHCLGALGTDTAGSIRIPAALCALVGLKPRPGIVSLEGVIPLAPSFDTVGPLGRSVADVTVLWEVLSGATVDRPDAGELTVAAAPLGTLPPLAPEVATAYVDAVTRCSRLGRFLVRADIPAFADFDRPRSTVLMWEALQVHRSRGWWPDRRDAYTNETAGYLQRAETTLTEADADRARAECAPLAARLQEACVACDVLICPTVPKEAPTHAEAAQVDPGSPRRPVVMDFTRIPGAVNVAGLAALTIPFGKGEHGLPLGLQFIGRDEDRVLAFGLAFERATGGSWEGPVP, translated from the coding sequence ATGACCCTCACCGAGGCCCGCACGCTCCTGGCCTCCGGTGCCCTCGACCCCGCCGACCTGCTCGCCCAGTGCCGGGGCCGCATCGACGCCAGCGAGGAGCGGGTCAAGGCGTGGCTCGCTTTCGCCCCGGGCGACGCCGGGGCCGGCGCCCTCGACCCCGCCGACCGGGGCCGGCTCCCGCTCTGGGGCATCCCGCTCGGGATCAAGGACATCATCGACGTCGCCGGGCTGCCCACCACCGCCGCCTCCCGGGTCCTGGCCGGCGCCCCACCCGCAGCACGCGACGCCCCCGCCGTCCGGCGCCTGCGCGAGGCCGGGGCGCTCATCCTGGGCAAGACCAACACCCAGGAGTTCGCCTACGGCGACGTCACCCCACCCACCACCAATCCGTGGGACGCCGGCCGCATCCCGGGCGGATCCAGCGGGGGCTCGGCCGCCGCCGTCGCCGCCGGGCACTGCCTCGGGGCGCTGGGTACCGACACCGCCGGCTCGATCCGCATCCCCGCCGCCCTGTGCGCTCTGGTGGGCCTGAAACCCCGGCCGGGCATCGTGAGCTTGGAGGGGGTGATCCCCCTGGCGCCCAGCTTCGACACCGTGGGGCCGCTCGGGCGCAGCGTCGCCGACGTCACCGTGCTGTGGGAGGTGCTCTCGGGGGCCACGGTCGACCGCCCCGACGCCGGGGAGCTTACCGTCGCCGCCGCCCCGCTGGGGACCCTGCCCCCCCTGGCACCCGAGGTGGCCACCGCCTACGTGGACGCCGTGACCCGGTGCTCCCGGCTCGGCCGCTTCCTGGTGCGGGCCGACATCCCCGCCTTCGCCGACTTCGACCGCCCCCGCAGCACCGTGCTGATGTGGGAGGCGCTGCAGGTGCACCGCTCCCGGGGCTGGTGGCCCGATCGGAGGGACGCCTACACCAACGAGACCGCCGGCTACCTGCAACGGGCGGAGACGACGCTCACCGAAGCCGACGCCGACCGGGCCCGGGCGGAGTGCGCACCACTTGCCGCCCGCCTGCAGGAGGCATGCGTCGCGTGCGACGTACTCATCTGTCCCACGGTACCCAAGGAGGCTCCCACCCATGCGGAGGCCGCCCAGGTCGATCCCGGCAGCCCCCGCCGCCCGGTGGTGATGGACTTCACCCGGATCCCGGGAGCGGTCAACGTGGCCGGGCTGGCCGCCCTCACCATCCCGTTCGGGAAGGGAGAGCACGGCCTGCCCCTGGGGCTGCAGTTCATCGGGCGGGACGAAGACCGCGTCCTCGCCTTCGGCCTGGCCTTCGAGCGGGCCACCGGTGGCTCATGGGAGGGACCAGTCCCCTAG
- a CDS encoding FAD-dependent oxidoreductase, which translates to MDLDIAVVGAGVSGAYCAWRLQQALGADARIALFEYSDRIGGRLYTITLPGLPHVKAEVGGMRYIPSQHIMVADLVGHLGLATKAFPMGAPAPVGSNCNLFYLRGRHLRLHELADPAKVPYNLSWNERGLGPTNLQVQVMNTIYPGMANLSLCDTMRVRAFGKPLWQWGFWDLMFKALSNEGYQFMKDAGGYDANVANANAVTQLPATEYSDSTVFLTLADGYDQLPITLAEQFNRSMAGGLPGGQRVLMNHRLATLDTGPAGTDYRYTLTFQPTVTESGATRLAGAGPVEVRAKKVILAMPRRSLELISSPLFEDPWLKTHLGSVLIQSAFKLFLAYESPWWRALGLVAGRSVTDLPIRQTYYFGTEAEQEGGLPFMNSLLMATYNDISTVPFWKGLELGAPFRGYRPSCLEDGVEAVVPAMEFPVTDEMVDVANKQVAAVHALPDLPMPYSAVYHSWNEDPYGGGWHEWKAAYRLDEVMCRMRHPVEGEDVHIVGEAYSFGQGWVEGALDTAESTLQDFFGLARPPWLQPGYDLLPNPCPGCGDLDGCIESFNAASTLAAVTPNCLDAVEEG; encoded by the coding sequence ATGGACCTGGACATCGCCGTCGTGGGCGCCGGCGTCTCGGGCGCCTACTGCGCCTGGCGCCTGCAGCAGGCGCTGGGGGCGGACGCCCGCATCGCCCTCTTCGAATACAGCGACCGCATCGGCGGCCGCCTGTACACCATCACCCTCCCCGGGCTGCCCCACGTCAAGGCCGAGGTAGGCGGGATGCGCTACATCCCGAGTCAGCACATCATGGTCGCCGACCTGGTGGGCCACCTCGGCCTGGCGACCAAGGCGTTCCCCATGGGTGCCCCGGCCCCGGTCGGCTCCAACTGCAACCTGTTCTACCTGCGGGGCCGGCACCTGCGCCTCCACGAGCTCGCCGACCCGGCCAAGGTCCCCTACAACCTGTCCTGGAACGAACGGGGGCTCGGCCCGACCAACCTGCAGGTGCAGGTGATGAACACGATCTACCCGGGCATGGCGAACCTCAGCCTGTGCGACACCATGCGGGTCCGGGCCTTCGGCAAGCCCCTGTGGCAGTGGGGCTTCTGGGACCTCATGTTCAAGGCCCTCTCCAATGAGGGCTACCAGTTCATGAAGGACGCCGGGGGCTACGACGCCAACGTGGCCAACGCCAACGCCGTCACCCAGCTCCCCGCCACCGAGTACAGCGACAGCACCGTCTTCCTCACCCTCGCCGACGGCTACGACCAGCTCCCGATCACCCTCGCAGAGCAGTTCAACCGCTCGATGGCCGGCGGGCTGCCCGGGGGCCAGCGGGTGCTCATGAACCATCGCCTGGCCACCTTGGACACCGGGCCGGCGGGCACCGACTACCGCTACACCCTGACCTTCCAGCCCACCGTCACCGAGTCGGGCGCCACCCGGCTGGCGGGCGCCGGGCCGGTGGAGGTGCGGGCCAAGAAGGTGATCCTGGCGATGCCCCGGCGCTCCCTGGAGCTCATCTCCAGCCCGCTGTTCGAGGACCCCTGGCTGAAGACCCACCTCGGCTCGGTGCTGATCCAGAGTGCCTTCAAGCTCTTCCTGGCCTACGAGAGCCCCTGGTGGAGGGCCCTCGGCCTGGTGGCGGGGCGCTCGGTCACCGATCTCCCGATCCGCCAGACCTACTACTTCGGGACCGAGGCCGAGCAGGAGGGCGGGCTGCCGTTCATGAACTCGCTGCTCATGGCCACCTACAACGACATCTCGACCGTGCCGTTCTGGAAGGGCCTGGAGCTGGGCGCCCCGTTCCGGGGGTACCGGCCGTCCTGCCTCGAAGACGGCGTCGAGGCGGTCGTCCCGGCGATGGAGTTCCCCGTCACCGATGAGATGGTGGACGTCGCCAACAAGCAGGTCGCCGCCGTGCACGCCCTGCCCGACCTGCCGATGCCCTACTCGGCGGTCTACCACTCCTGGAACGAGGACCCCTACGGCGGCGGCTGGCACGAGTGGAAGGCGGCCTACCGCCTGGACGAGGTCATGTGCCGGATGCGCCACCCGGTCGAGGGCGAGGACGTCCACATCGTGGGCGAGGCCTACTCCTTCGGGCAGGGCTGGGTCGAGGGGGCGCTGGACACCGCCGAGTCCACCCTCCAGGACTTCTTCGGCCTCGCCCGGCCCCCCTGGCTGCAACCGGGCTACGACCTCCTGCCCAACCCGTGCCCCGGGTGCGGCGACCTGGACGGCTGCATCGAGAGCTTCAACGCGGCCTCGACGCTGGCGGCGGTCACGCCCAACTGCCTGGACGCGGTCGAGGAGGGCTGA
- a CDS encoding thiamine pyrophosphate-binding protein, translating to MNIAQYLLARLTEIGIGHVFAVPGDYAGAFLEALDADPGIRRVATVNELGAGYAADGYARLRGAGAACVQYGVGGFSILNATAGSFVERVPVVVISASPSTANRRLEHTEGILFHHSTGDLRADQLVFAHVTVASEVIADAQVGPAQIDRAMGALLTEHRPIYIEVLSDVWTLPCTPPAGRLAALPRPSSPASLATLVGDAYARIRAARLPVLWAGIEIQRFGLQGLLQELIDASGLPFTTTSLAKTVLDESQPAFIGTYAGPASPALTRAVVDGSDCPVALGTIITDDYLNIMAASFAAMIEVTDHEARIGHAYYPQVALGDFLAGLADRFRADGPSHVELPSVPDDPDPEPAPDGALTYNAFFHQLSAFLRRESLLEAVTLILGESTSLYVFGNLFGLPADHFVAQAAWGSLGHETGAALGVAVGTRTRPFVVAGDGGFRMICQELSSLAAEGCNAVVFVLSNDAYAIEQAFVDLSAFQPGGEFAAFDLLPTWDYAALAQAFGAQGYRAATAAELDAVLAEVQGLTGVPALVEVVIPQKDLAPQLKRLAEAPPPTSKYVQQ from the coding sequence ATGAACATCGCCCAGTACCTCCTCGCCCGCCTCACCGAGATCGGCATCGGGCATGTCTTCGCCGTGCCGGGCGACTACGCCGGCGCCTTCCTCGAGGCGCTCGACGCCGACCCGGGCATCCGGCGGGTGGCCACCGTCAACGAGCTGGGGGCCGGCTACGCCGCCGACGGCTACGCCCGCCTGCGGGGCGCGGGCGCCGCCTGCGTGCAGTACGGCGTAGGGGGCTTCAGCATCCTCAATGCCACCGCCGGGTCGTTCGTCGAGCGGGTGCCCGTGGTGGTGATCTCGGCCAGCCCGAGCACGGCCAACCGGCGCCTGGAGCACACCGAGGGCATCCTGTTCCACCACTCCACCGGCGACCTGCGGGCCGACCAGCTGGTCTTCGCCCACGTCACGGTGGCTTCGGAGGTTATCGCCGACGCCCAGGTCGGCCCGGCCCAGATCGATCGGGCGATGGGGGCCCTGCTGACCGAGCACCGGCCCATCTACATCGAGGTCCTGTCCGACGTCTGGACCCTGCCCTGCACCCCGCCAGCCGGCCGGCTGGCGGCACTCCCCCGGCCGAGCAGCCCGGCCTCGCTCGCCACCCTGGTCGGGGACGCCTACGCCCGCATCCGGGCCGCCCGGCTGCCGGTCCTGTGGGCCGGGATCGAGATCCAGCGCTTCGGCCTGCAGGGGCTCCTGCAGGAGCTCATCGACGCCAGCGGCCTGCCCTTCACCACCACCAGCCTGGCCAAGACCGTGCTCGACGAGTCCCAGCCGGCGTTCATCGGCACCTACGCCGGGCCGGCCTCCCCGGCCCTCACCCGGGCGGTCGTGGACGGCAGCGACTGCCCGGTGGCCCTGGGCACGATCATCACCGACGACTACCTGAACATCATGGCCGCCAGCTTCGCCGCCATGATCGAGGTGACCGACCACGAGGCCCGGATCGGCCATGCCTACTACCCGCAGGTGGCGCTGGGCGACTTCCTCGCCGGGCTCGCCGACCGCTTCCGGGCCGATGGGCCCTCGCATGTCGAGCTCCCCAGCGTCCCCGACGACCCGGACCCCGAGCCCGCCCCGGACGGGGCATTGACCTACAACGCGTTCTTCCACCAGCTGTCGGCGTTCCTCCGCCGGGAGAGCCTGCTGGAGGCGGTCACCCTCATCCTCGGCGAGAGCACCTCGCTGTACGTCTTCGGCAACCTGTTCGGGCTCCCCGCCGACCACTTCGTCGCCCAGGCCGCCTGGGGGTCGCTCGGCCACGAGACTGGCGCCGCCCTGGGCGTGGCGGTCGGCACCCGGACCCGGCCGTTCGTGGTGGCGGGCGACGGCGGCTTCCGCATGATCTGCCAGGAGCTGTCCAGCCTGGCCGCCGAGGGGTGCAATGCCGTGGTGTTCGTGCTCAGCAACGACGCCTACGCCATCGAGCAGGCCTTCGTCGACCTCAGCGCGTTCCAGCCCGGGGGCGAGTTCGCCGCCTTCGACCTCCTGCCCACCTGGGACTACGCCGCCCTCGCCCAAGCGTTCGGGGCCCAGGGCTACCGGGCCGCCACAGCGGCCGAGCTCGACGCCGTGCTGGCCGAGGTGCAGGGCCTGACCGGGGTGCCGGCCCTGGTCGAGGTGGTCATCCCGCAGAAGGACCTCGCCCCGCAGCTGAAACGGCTGGCCGAGGCGCCGCCGCCGACCAGCAAGTACGTCCAGCAATGA